The following proteins come from a genomic window of Finegoldia magna ATCC 29328:
- a CDS encoding transglycosylase domain-containing protein, whose translation MNKDKNIILKSIKILILCLICIFAFVGGLIGVAGVRAMQLAPKVNPEEINNMMNQTSEILDQDGNLIEKIKTTEYREVVKLDKIPKYMMDAFTSVEDERFYKHNGVDPIGITSAIFDNLRSGSMKRGASTLAQQLARNLYLTNEKSFDRKFKEAYLAMELTNYLGREKLLETYMNTVFLGQNAYGVQAASEIYFKKNINELTLSECATLAGIVKSPTNLALYKAIEPGQVKDQSKIVGEVTLSGETYKAVYNQQTIDRRDYVLKKMLENKKITKEEYETALQENIVANIKPGIKNVDNLSNYYSDIIYEQVIAKLIEKGYSQQEAKSKLINGGLKIYSCVDMNMQSNLEKLYDKKVDDIISDGSSANLLKWSSDDGRNITNALDEVIYFRKENIINDNDEFFISPKQYTKNPDGSITFNYSKSIKVKQYGNYLDLKDYYSVNDSNNLVTHKISSINIGKKNLNTDGEGNITISSQYIKDNPNLIKYDNNDNLIFAKDFYTINEVGIKQPQSSSVVIDKSTGQIKALVGGRYSDNKDTTNRASDIPRQVGSSMKPLGVYTPALDNGYSPASGLDDLPHYNEKHELWPKNWYEGYEGLVSLRHAVENSINVTAVKVLEDIGIEKSKTYLEKFGLINAKNPKADNYISAAENTSENDENTSAMALGSLTKGFTPVEMAGAYNAINNSGQYREPISFTKVTDSLGKVIIDNPQKQNEVVSPQIAYIMRDILRTSTDYNYSKYARLDGFDIGGKTGTTTDYQDVWFVGMSPYYTISTWLGFDNQQLKMTQISQKKVVQIWSAVNKYTLEDKIPIKFDEPDGIVRVKVDTLANKLPSKYSWRDPRGIVKEEIYKAGTEPTEVSDLYESKRIDVVDGKLATDNTPPWELGWGVFIKRDPPYKPSEHNNIIPKDWKYSMPGYSDRTIFNILKPEDKEDEDKDDKDKDGKDKDEKDNKDNDKDNKRNNRERDRKRDRDSSNDKRN comes from the coding sequence ATGAATAAAGATAAAAATATAATATTGAAATCCATAAAAATTTTAATATTATGTTTGATTTGTATATTTGCATTTGTTGGTGGACTAATCGGAGTGGCCGGAGTACGCGCCATGCAGTTAGCTCCTAAAGTTAACCCCGAAGAAATTAATAATATGATGAATCAAACATCAGAAATTTTGGATCAGGATGGAAATTTAATCGAAAAAATCAAGACCACTGAATACAGAGAGGTTGTTAAATTAGATAAAATACCAAAATATATGATGGATGCTTTCACCTCTGTAGAAGATGAAAGATTTTACAAACACAATGGTGTAGATCCTATTGGTATTACATCGGCTATTTTTGATAATTTAAGATCAGGTTCTATGAAACGTGGAGCGAGTACTTTAGCACAACAATTGGCTCGTAATTTGTACTTAACTAATGAAAAATCATTTGATAGAAAATTCAAAGAAGCTTACTTGGCAATGGAATTGACAAACTATTTAGGCAGAGAAAAACTTTTGGAAACGTATATGAATACTGTTTTCTTGGGCCAAAATGCTTATGGAGTTCAAGCAGCTTCTGAAATTTATTTCAAGAAAAACATAAATGAACTAACTTTATCAGAATGTGCTACTCTAGCAGGAATCGTAAAGAGTCCTACTAATCTAGCGCTATACAAGGCTATTGAACCAGGTCAAGTAAAAGACCAATCAAAAATTGTCGGTGAAGTTACATTAAGCGGTGAGACTTACAAAGCTGTTTACAACCAACAAACTATCGACAGAAGAGATTACGTTCTTAAAAAAATGTTAGAAAATAAGAAAATAACTAAGGAAGAATACGAAACAGCTCTTCAAGAAAATATAGTAGCGAATATTAAACCAGGTATAAAAAACGTGGATAACTTATCTAATTACTATTCAGATATTATCTACGAACAAGTCATTGCAAAACTAATAGAAAAAGGATACTCACAACAAGAAGCTAAAAGCAAACTTATAAATGGTGGTTTAAAGATATATTCATGCGTTGACATGAATATGCAAAGTAATTTGGAAAAATTGTATGACAAAAAAGTCGATGATATTATATCCGATGGCTCATCAGCAAATTTGTTAAAATGGTCAAGTGATGACGGAAGAAATATTACGAATGCATTAGATGAAGTAATTTATTTTAGAAAGGAAAATATAATTAACGACAATGATGAATTCTTTATTTCTCCAAAACAATACACTAAAAACCCAGATGGGTCTATAACATTTAATTATTCAAAATCAATAAAAGTAAAACAATATGGAAATTACTTAGATTTGAAAGATTATTATTCAGTAAATGACAGCAATAATTTAGTAACACATAAAATATCTTCGATTAATATTGGTAAGAAAAATCTTAACACAGATGGTGAAGGTAATATAACAATTTCAAGTCAATATATCAAAGATAATCCAAATTTAATAAAATATGATAACAATGATAATTTGATTTTTGCTAAAGATTTCTACACAATAAATGAAGTTGGAATCAAACAACCACAATCATCAAGTGTTGTCATTGATAAATCGACTGGCCAAATCAAAGCATTAGTTGGCGGAAGATATTCAGATAACAAAGATACTACTAACAGAGCCTCAGATATTCCTAGACAAGTTGGTTCTAGTATGAAACCTTTGGGAGTGTACACTCCTGCATTGGACAATGGATACTCTCCTGCATCAGGCCTAGATGATTTACCACATTATAATGAGAAACACGAATTGTGGCCAAAAAACTGGTACGAAGGTTACGAAGGTTTAGTTTCACTTAGACACGCAGTTGAAAACTCGATCAACGTTACTGCCGTAAAAGTTTTGGAAGATATCGGAATTGAAAAATCGAAAACTTATTTAGAAAAATTCGGATTGATTAACGCAAAAAATCCTAAAGCTGATAACTATATAAGTGCAGCTGAAAATACTTCAGAAAACGATGAAAACACATCAGCAATGGCACTCGGCTCATTAACTAAAGGATTTACACCTGTTGAAATGGCGGGAGCATATAATGCAATTAATAACAGTGGACAATACAGAGAGCCTATTTCATTTACAAAAGTTACTGATAGTTTAGGAAAAGTTATAATAGATAATCCTCAAAAACAAAATGAAGTTGTAAGTCCTCAAATCGCATATATAATGAGAGATATTCTTAGAACTTCTACAGATTACAACTACTCAAAATACGCAAGGTTAGACGGATTCGATATCGGTGGAAAAACTGGTACGACAACCGACTATCAAGACGTATGGTTCGTTGGAATGAGTCCTTACTACACAATAAGTACTTGGTTAGGTTTTGATAATCAGCAATTGAAGATGACTCAAATCAGCCAGAAAAAAGTTGTACAAATTTGGAGCGCAGTCAACAAATATACTTTAGAAGATAAAATTCCGATTAAGTTTGATGAGCCTGATGGAATTGTACGAGTTAAAGTTGATACTTTGGCAAATAAATTACCAAGCAAATATAGTTGGAGAGATCCTCGTGGAATTGTAAAAGAAGAAATTTACAAAGCAGGCACAGAACCTACTGAAGTTTCTGATTTATATGAATCTAAACGAATTGATGTTGTGGATGGAAAATTGGCAACTGACAATACTCCTCCTTGGGAATTAGGATGGGGAGTTTTCATAAAAAGAGATCCTCCATACAAACCATCAGAACACAATAATATCATTCCTAAAGACTGGAAATACAGCATGCCTGGTTATTCAGATAGAACAATCTTCAATATTTTAAAACCTGAGGATAAAGAAGACGAAGACAAGGATGACAAGGATAAAGACGGCAAAGACAAAGACGAAAAAGACAACAAAGACAACGATAAGGACAATAAAAGAAACAATAGAGAACGAGATCGTAAACGTGATCGTGATTCGTCAAATGATAAAAGAAATTAA
- a CDS encoding sensor histidine kinase, with translation MIKWIKKSFRSIDGYVEKQLVDLLLYFSFGFILIFTVAFFIENIINVDNFSVLITLIYAFVGLFYSLIKVVRTIYKKKKNAFLIYQFLSNFKGKYYNIYVESLLTLLFLMYTMTTIMVSNRNLFGIIFIGAILAKIYISILINNLGKILLNKKVEAMYSGKDIDVFIDDEIYKDSVYLINHLHDSVINTMQDKINSEKMKTELITNISHDIKTPLTSIINYVDLLNHETDESEKKRYIEILEYNAKRLKTMVIDLIYASKTGTGNIDLEMEVVELNELVLQVYGQFDSDFNKIGLEFDYNDKRKTVLMMTDGAKLSRVIENIFSNIVKYSKHNTNVYGECDVVNDNIILKFSNVCKNKIEVSAEELMGQFVRGERSRHSEGSGLGLYIAKNLIELLGGTSKISIDEDRFIYEINFKVTRKKKMNK, from the coding sequence ATGATAAAGTGGATTAAAAAAAGTTTTAGATCTATCGATGGTTACGTAGAAAAACAATTGGTAGATCTACTACTATATTTTAGTTTTGGTTTTATTCTTATATTCACTGTAGCATTTTTCATTGAAAATATAATTAATGTAGATAATTTTTCAGTTCTCATAACGCTGATTTATGCGTTTGTAGGTTTATTTTATTCTTTAATTAAAGTTGTAAGAACTATTTATAAGAAAAAAAAGAATGCTTTTTTGATATATCAATTTTTGAGTAATTTCAAGGGAAAATACTACAATATTTACGTTGAATCATTATTAACGTTGCTATTTCTAATGTACACAATGACAACAATTATGGTTTCAAATAGAAATTTATTTGGGATTATATTCATTGGAGCAATTTTAGCCAAAATTTACATTTCTATTTTGATTAATAATCTGGGAAAAATATTGCTCAATAAAAAAGTAGAAGCTATGTATTCTGGAAAAGATATTGATGTGTTTATTGACGATGAAATATACAAGGATTCAGTATATTTGATTAACCATTTGCATGATTCAGTTATCAATACGATGCAAGATAAAATCAATTCAGAAAAAATGAAAACTGAACTTATAACAAATATTTCACATGATATAAAAACACCGTTAACGTCTATTATTAATTATGTTGATTTGCTTAACCACGAAACTGACGAATCAGAAAAGAAAAGATATATAGAAATTCTAGAATATAACGCAAAAAGATTAAAAACTATGGTAATTGATTTAATATACGCTTCCAAAACAGGAACAGGAAATATTGATCTTGAGATGGAAGTTGTGGAGCTTAATGAATTAGTATTACAAGTTTATGGTCAATTTGACTCTGATTTTAATAAGATAGGTCTTGAATTCGATTATAATGATAAAAGAAAAACAGTTTTGATGATGACAGATGGTGCCAAGCTGTCTCGTGTAATTGAAAATATTTTTAGTAACATAGTGAAATATTCAAAACATAACACGAATGTTTACGGTGAATGCGATGTAGTAAATGATAATATTATCCTTAAATTTTCCAATGTTTGTAAAAATAAGATTGAAGTTAGTGCAGAAGAATTGATGGGACAATTCGTAAGAGGGGAAAGGTCACGCCATTCTGAAGGTAGTGGACTCGGATTGTATATTGCGAAGAATTTGATAGAATTGCTCGGAGGGACAAGTAAAATATCAATTGACGAAGATAGATTTATATATGAGATTAATTTTAAAGTTACTAGAAAGAAAAAAATGAACAAATAA